The Paenalcaligenes faecalis genome has a window encoding:
- the hemC gene encoding hydroxymethylbilane synthase — MSTPKKLVIATRASRLALWQAEHVRALLQHLYPQCQVELLSMSTKGDRILDRSLSKIGGKGLFIKELETALLDGRADLAVHSLKDVPYDVPAPFALPVIMERDDPSDAFVSNQYAALTDLPSGAVVGTSSLRRESQLRERFPHLTIKPLRGNLDTRLAKLDAGEYDAIILATAGLKRLGLADRIRSSVSIEDSLPSAGQGALGIEIHEAREDMKAWLAPLACQHSTYRAEAERAVTRVLGGSCQVPLAAYAQLDGDQLWVRALVAEPDASVVYRAELRGPATEAEYLGKQVGLDLLNQGADAILAKLSLPEEE, encoded by the coding sequence CTAAAAAATTAGTGATTGCGACTCGTGCCAGTCGTTTGGCTTTATGGCAAGCAGAGCACGTTCGCGCTCTGTTACAACATCTATATCCGCAATGTCAGGTCGAACTCTTAAGTATGAGCACCAAAGGTGATCGTATTCTTGATCGTAGTTTGTCCAAAATTGGCGGTAAGGGTTTGTTCATTAAGGAATTAGAGACAGCGCTCTTAGACGGTCGGGCAGACTTAGCTGTGCATTCGTTAAAAGACGTGCCTTATGACGTGCCCGCTCCCTTTGCACTGCCCGTCATCATGGAGCGTGATGACCCCAGTGACGCCTTTGTATCTAATCAATATGCCGCCTTAACGGACTTGCCTTCAGGGGCAGTGGTGGGTACATCTAGCTTGCGTCGTGAGTCTCAACTGCGTGAACGTTTTCCCCATCTGACGATTAAGCCATTGCGTGGTAATTTAGATACGCGCTTAGCTAAGCTAGATGCAGGTGAATACGATGCGATTATTTTAGCGACAGCTGGGTTAAAACGTTTAGGCCTAGCTGACCGTATCCGCTCCTCTGTCTCTATCGAAGATAGTTTGCCTTCTGCTGGACAGGGGGCCTTAGGGATTGAGATTCACGAAGCCCGCGAGGACATGAAAGCGTGGTTAGCCCCTTTAGCCTGTCAACACTCTACCTATCGGGCAGAGGCCGAGCGCGCAGTGACGCGTGTTTTAGGTGGTTCATGTCAGGTGCCATTGGCTGCCTATGCTCAACTAGACGGGGATCAGCTTTGGGTACGAGCTTTAGTAGCCGAGCCGGATGCGTCTGTGGTTTATCGCGCTGAGCTACGTGGTCCAGCAACCGAAGCCGAATACCTAGGCAAACAAGTTGGGCTAGATTTATTGAACCAAGGTGCTGATGCTATTTTAGCGAAACTTAGCTTGCCCGAAGAGGAGTAG
- a CDS encoding uroporphyrinogen-III synthase has protein sequence MTTVVLTRPKGKNTALASALQAKGLGTIELPALSIQPTLTSLSPEYLPDSFDLLVFVSAQAASLYLRLLANKGLSLLKGQCIATVGAASAKPFYDAGLETNLELIHPPADHPYQDSEALWLLLQPRLCRFERVLLVRGQQGREWLGQQLIDAQKTLIRCSIYERVPAQWAETDTQELTVALQQPSDVITLLTSSESTQAIYTNMVRLGLEEKWLQSSFVAIHPRIAQSLENLTSLSCAQASRQMTLCAPSQPAMLDALLSAAMPK, from the coding sequence GTGACAACCGTAGTTCTAACGCGACCTAAAGGTAAAAATACGGCTTTAGCCTCTGCTTTACAGGCTAAGGGCTTAGGTACGATTGAGCTACCCGCGTTGTCGATTCAGCCTACATTAACTAGCCTGAGCCCAGAGTATTTGCCCGACTCGTTCGATTTGTTGGTGTTTGTGAGTGCTCAGGCAGCCTCCTTATATCTACGGCTATTGGCTAATAAAGGCTTGTCACTACTTAAGGGGCAATGTATTGCTACCGTTGGCGCCGCCAGTGCCAAGCCTTTTTATGATGCGGGCTTAGAAACAAACCTAGAGTTAATTCATCCTCCTGCAGACCATCCTTATCAAGACTCAGAGGCATTGTGGCTGTTATTGCAGCCCCGTTTATGTCGATTTGAACGCGTTTTGCTCGTTCGTGGTCAACAAGGCCGAGAATGGTTAGGGCAGCAGTTGATTGATGCGCAAAAAACCTTAATACGTTGTTCTATTTATGAGCGGGTTCCAGCACAATGGGCCGAGACGGATACGCAGGAGCTAACTGTAGCCTTGCAGCAACCCAGTGATGTAATAACTTTACTCACTAGCTCAGAAAGTACCCAAGCTATTTACACGAATATGGTACGGTTAGGTCTAGAAGAAAAATGGTTGCAAAGCTCATTTGTAGCCATTCATCCCCGAATTGCCCAGAGTCTAGAGAATTTAACTTCATTATCTTGCGCACAGGCCTCTCGTCAAATGACGCTATGTGCTCCCAGTCAGCCAGCTATGCTAGACGCTTTGTTGTCGGCAGCTATGCCCAAATAA